TCTAATAcaatcttttatatatatatatatatattttaaatagatAAGATGGAGCGCTAGTAAAACCTTAAAATTGCCGACATCACCCCTTCCAAATTAAGGATTGttacaataattaaaaaaaaaaaaaaacagagagagagagggaagctCTGTTCACGACATTGTGATTGTGCCCATCTTGTTTTCTAGTCCTTTTCCGTTGCATAGACGTACGAATTTACCTAATAATTTCTGTCCTGTCCGTTACGAAGACAAGAAAAGTGAGTTAAAAGGGCAAGAGAGAGATGCAGAGAGAGCCCCACCCATGGCCAAGAAGCCAGCCATAGCCAAAGCTTCCTTCGAAGCAGAGCATCATAGtatagagagatagagagagagagagagagagcgagcaGTCATATACAGACAAGCCCAACCTGCTGTCCCCTCCATTTCTTGTTcacctctcctcctcctcttatGCTCTTCTCTTTCATGCTCTGAGCTAAcccttctcttcttccccttcttctttcctctctctctctctctctatctatctCTAGAACAGTGGGGGAGAGACAGCGAGAGATGGTGCTGGGTCCCAACGGCGTCGTTTGGATGGACGGCGTCCCGGAGGATGACGACGCCATCTCGTGGGCCCGGAATCCTGCCGCCGGCGAGGAGGTGGACCCGGACCCCAAGCAGGATGACATCTCAATGTCCATGTCCATGTCCTTCAGGTCCATGCTGGACTCCGAAGCCGCCGCCAACTGGTACTTCAACCCCCAGCCCCCGCCGCCGCACCAGCAGCCGCTCCATGACCTCTCCGCCGGCCTTCACCAGCAGCCCCCGCCGGACCTCCACAGCCTCGCCTTCCTCGACTCTTCCTCCTCTGCCTGCTCCCCTACCCAGCCCCCATTCCTCGGCTTCGACTTAGGCCCTGACGCTTCCCTCCATTTCCTCCCCCCTTTCGACCCCCCCAACCTCCTCCCCAACCCCAACCCTAACCCCGCCGCCGCCGCTCCTCCCGAGCTGGGTCCGGGCCTGCTCGGGTTCTTCGAGGGCTTGGACGGGCCCTCGAGCCTGAACCCTCCACTGTTCTTCAACCGCCCCAAGGTTCTGCGCCCGCTGGAGGTGTTGCCCCAAATGGGGGCGCAGCCCACCCTGTTCCAGAAGCGGGCTGCGAAGCTTGGCATCTCCGGAGGTCCCGATTTCGGGGAATTCGACAACAAGAGGAAGCGGGTCAAGGAGGACGTCGGGGAGATTGTTGGGGACGACGTAGTATCGGGATTCAATTACGACTCTGATGAGGGGACCGATCAAATTATGAGCGGCGCCTGCGGCAAGATTGCCATTGGAGGTGGGGATAGCAGCGGGAAGAACGAGACTTCGGTGGGGAATAACAGTACGGTGACGGTGGGGGGAGACCAGAAGGGCAAGAAGAAGGGCCTGCCAGCGAAGAATCTCATGGCGGAGCGGCGGCGGAGGAAGAAGCTCAACGACCGGCTTTACATGCTCCGGTCTGTGGTTCCGAAGATCAGCAAGGTACAATTCAATCATTCATTGATTATTCTGCTAAAAAAATTGCAGCTTTCCTCATTATTTTATAGTTCCTTATAGTATCTATTGAGTGCCTTCTTTAATCCCCTTTACAATTCTTGGAAGtggaaagaaagtaaaaagaaaagaagctgTGGGTCATCTTCTTTAGCTGAGAATCTGCTTGAAAAATGCCTTCTTTTCGAACTTTTTGATCTCTAAAAGGTAAATGCTGAAGCTTGATGAAGCAATCTTTTAAAAGGTAAATGCATTCTTTGTGGATTGAAAAGGTGGGAAATGTGCGAATGttcacttaaaagttcaataCAGAACCACTTTTCTGAACGAAACGTGCTCTGGGTCCTATTGGTTTTTATGTCCTAGCTCATTCTGCAGATGGACCGAGCTTCGATCCTGGGGGATGCAATTGACTACCTGAAGGAGCTTCTGCAGAGGATCAATGACCTCCACAACGAGCTGGAGTCGACCCCGCCTGGAACTCTGCCCCCTACGACGAACTTCCATCCATTGACTCCCACCCCTCCGACTCTCCCTTGCCGCGTGAAGGAAGAGCTGGGCCCAAGCTCGTTGCAAAGCCCCAAAGGCCAACCTGCAAGGGtatccttttttctttaatcttCTGTTTTTCGTGAATCGTAGCTTAGATTCATCTGGGTAGTCAATACCTCTTTTATCTTCAGCAGATTAATGTGTGGATAAGGCAACTTAATTATAACGCATTTCAGTAAGTTTTTCCTCGTACTGCGATACTAGGCTTATGcagctttttaaaaataatgggTCTTAGTCCGAATTcattcttggaagtttgaatGTTATAATTCGTGCATCATTCGGGACATTCTTGTTCTTTCTAGGTTGAAGTGAGGGTGAGGGAAGGAAGGGCGGTGAACATCCACATGTTTTGTGCGAGGAGACCAGGCCTCCTGCTCTCCACCATGAGGGCTCTCGACAACCTTGGACTGGACATTCAGCAGGCTGTCATTAGCTGTTTCAACGGGTTCGCCTTGGATGTTTTCAGAGCTGAGgtagcactctctctctccatctcgATAAGTCGCATAACCTTCTAGCTATTTTTGAATGTAGAAGCGTTCATATATTAATCTCAGCTTTGTTTGATCTATAAGTTGCTGAGATAGGATGGGCTCTTGGTGGAGGAGTAGAAttgtttgggggggggggggggggggggaaggaCGACTGAGTACACAAACGGGTGAGAATTGAGCCATCTGGGAAGTGGTTATGAGGTGTTTTTTCCGTCCATCCACTTCAAGTGCATCCCGTTCTAATTATTTACTAAGATTTGATGGACCTACAATCGCGGTGACGACTGAGTACTCATTGCTTGGTGCCCCTGTCAGTTCGAATGTAAACTCTATCCAAGACAGACCATTTAGGACCACTTCATAATCTAAACGTGCGTTTTCTGTCGAAAGTGCATGTGGAAAGATGGGAGATGCTAGCCTAGACTAGGCCCGGTATGAGATATTCCTCTGAACCGGGTCAATTACAACAGTCGATTGATCATTTGCCAATCAGCTCTGGGACCCCTTATAAGTCGATAGATGTGATAGTAGGAGGGAAAAGATTTCTCAATGTTTTATTGAGTTAGACATTTTAAGCTTAACTGACCGCATGATCCTATGCCTGTGCTTTTTGTATTCAGCAATGTAGGGAAGGCCAAGACGTCCTCCCGGAGCAAATCAAGGCAGTGCTGCTTGATTCAGCCGGCTTTCAAAATATGATGTGACCAAGGTTGTCGAAACGAGTCGTTTTAACCGAGGGTAATAAAGCGACCGCTAACCCTTAGCTAGCAGTTCTGTGGCAGTCAAGTCTATGGGAAAATCGGCTTCATGCGCTTTGTCATTCTCAATTGTCAATTCAAGGATTATGCctgaagcaaaaaaaaaaaaaaatcaagttggAAGTAGAGAGTTAGCAAATTTTATGTGAAGTCTTAGGGTTTGACTCAATCTTTTAACTTTAGAT
Above is a window of Punica granatum isolate Tunisia-2019 chromosome 7, ASM765513v2, whole genome shotgun sequence DNA encoding:
- the LOC116214741 gene encoding transcription factor ICE1-like, giving the protein MVLGPNGVVWMDGVPEDDDAISWARNPAAGEEVDPDPKQDDISMSMSMSFRSMLDSEAAANWYFNPQPPPPHQQPLHDLSAGLHQQPPPDLHSLAFLDSSSSACSPTQPPFLGFDLGPDASLHFLPPFDPPNLLPNPNPNPAAAAPPELGPGLLGFFEGLDGPSSLNPPLFFNRPKVLRPLEVLPQMGAQPTLFQKRAAKLGISGGPDFGEFDNKRKRVKEDVGEIVGDDVVSGFNYDSDEGTDQIMSGACGKIAIGGGDSSGKNETSVGNNSTVTVGGDQKGKKKGLPAKNLMAERRRRKKLNDRLYMLRSVVPKISKMDRASILGDAIDYLKELLQRINDLHNELESTPPGTLPPTTNFHPLTPTPPTLPCRVKEELGPSSLQSPKGQPARVEVRVREGRAVNIHMFCARRPGLLLSTMRALDNLGLDIQQAVISCFNGFALDVFRAEQCREGQDVLPEQIKAVLLDSAGFQNMM